The following are encoded together in the Cynocephalus volans isolate mCynVol1 chromosome 4, mCynVol1.pri, whole genome shotgun sequence genome:
- the LOC134376391 gene encoding olfactory receptor 10T2-like has translation MVNHTTVSTFLLWGFSSFPDIHTFLFVAVFFSHVTILAANVSIMVTIKLSHNLHTPMYFFLCGLSFSESCTTMVIIPRMLVDLLSESKTISLPECATQMFFFFGLAANNCFILAAMSYDRYTAIHSPLHYPILMTRKICFQLMMASCVVGTVVSLCIVIIVFNLSFCNSSTIQHFFCDIAPVADLACDYTSHHKVAIFVLSAFVLVGSFILIMISYVFIVSTVVKMPSVRRRYKSFSTCSSHLTVVFIHYGFACFVYLRPKNSDSSHEDMLMAVTYTVLTPLLNPIVYSLRNKQMQIALRKVLGSVIRFSLSLQVKEP, from the coding sequence ATGGTCAATCACACCACAGTGAGCACATTCCTTCTGTGGGGATTTTCCAGTTTCCCAGACATACATACTTTTCTCTTTGTGGCAGTGTTCTTCTCCCATGTGACCATCCTAGCTGCAAATGTGTCCATAATGGTGACCATCAAGCTCAGTCACAACcttcacacccccatgtactttttcctctgtGGTCTGTCCTTTTCAGAAAGCTGCACCACGATGGTGATCATCCCCCGCATGCTAGTGGACTTGCTATCGGAGAGCAAGACCATTTCTCTTCCTGAGTGTGCCACGcagatgtttttcttctttggcttGGCAGCCAACAACTGTTTCATCTTGGCTGCCATGTCCTATGACCGTTACACTGCCATCCACAGCCCACTGCACTACCCAATCCTGATGACCCGAAAGATCTGCTTTCAGCTCATGATGGCCTCTTGTGTGGTTGGGACAGTAGTGTCCCTGTGCATTGTCATCATAGTATTTAACTTGTCTTTTTGTAACTCCAGCACCATTCAGCACTTTTTTTGTGACATTGCCCCTGTGGCTGACCTTGCTTGTGATTACACTTCCCATCATAAAGTGGCTATatttgtgctctctgcctttgtgCTGGTGGGcagctttattttaattatgatttcCTATGTCTTCATTGTGTCCACAGTTGTGAAGATGCCCTCTGTGAGGAGAAGGTATAAGTCCTTCTCAACTTGTTCCTCCCACCTCACAGTTGTGTTCATTCACTACGGATTTGCTTGTTTTGTCTATCTGAGGCCCAAGAACAGTGATTCATCCCATGAAGACATGCTGATGGCTGTGACATATACAGTTCTGACACCTCTGCTTAACCCCATTGTTTACAgtctaagaaacaaacaaatgcaaataGCCCTGAGGAAAGTACTGGGCAGTGTTATTAGATTCTCCCTCAGTTTACAAGTAAAAGAGCCCTGA